The Larus michahellis chromosome 2, bLarMic1.1, whole genome shotgun sequence genome window below encodes:
- the LOC141739445 gene encoding myosin regulatory light chain 2, smooth muscle minor isoform-like — MVSPGSTGVAAVAFFPFRRLLSGTGIPVATVGVRCPKINMSSKKAKTKTTKKRPQRATSNVFAMFDQSQIQEFKEAFNMIDQNRDGFIDKEDLHDMLASLGKNPTDEYLDAMMNEAPGPINFTMFLTMFGEKLNGTDPEDVIRNAFACFDEEATGFIQEDYLRELLTTMGDRFTDEEVDELYREAPIDKKGNFNYIEFTRILKHGAKDKDD, encoded by the exons ATGGTTTCTCCGGGAAGCACTGGGGTTGCCGCTGTCGCTTTCTTCCCCTTCCGCCGCCTCTTGTCTGGTACCGGGATCCCCGTAGCGACCGTTGGCGTGAGG TGTCCAAAAATCAACATGTCTAGCAAAAAGGCAAAGACGAAGACCACCAAGAAGCGGCCTCAGCGTGCCACTTCCAATGTATTTGCAATGTTTGATCAGTCGCAGATTCAAGAATTCAAGGAGGCCTTCAACATGATCGACCAGAACAGGGATGGCTTCATTGACAAAGAGGACTTGCACGATATGCTCGCCTCCCTTG GAAAGAATCCAACGGATGAATACCTCGATGCCATGATGAATGAGGCTCCAGGCCCCATAAACTTCACAATGTTCCTCACAATGTTTGGTGAGAAGTTAAATGGCACCGATCCCGAAGATGTAATCAGGAATGCTTTTGCTTGCTTTGATGAAGAAGCCACAG GGTTCATTCAGGAAGACTACCTCCGGGAGCTGCTGACGACGATGGGAGACAGGTTCACAGACGAAGAggtggatgagctgtacagagaGGCACCCATCGACAAAAAGGGGAATTTCAACTACATTGAATTCACGCGCATCCTGAAACATGGGGCAAAAGACAAGGATGACTGA